Proteins encoded in a region of the Anopheles aquasalis chromosome 2, idAnoAquaMG_Q_19, whole genome shotgun sequence genome:
- the LOC126570726 gene encoding 60S ribosomal protein L23, which translates to MSKRGRGGSAGGKFRISLGLPVGAVINCADNTGAKNLYVIAVHGIRGRLNRLPAAGVGDMFVATVKKGKPELRKKVMPAVVIRQRKPFRRRDGVFLYFEDNAGVIVNNKGEMKGSAITGPVAKECADLWPRIASNAGSIA; encoded by the exons ATGTCTAAAAGAG GACGTGGAGGATCAGCGGGAGGTAAATTCCGCATATCGTTAGGTTTGCCTGTTGGTGCAGTTATTAACTGTGCTGACAACACTGGAGCTAAAAACCTGTATGTTATTGCTGTGCATGGAATACGAGGCCGTCTAAACCGTTTACCGGCGGCTGGAGTCGGTGACATGTTTGTTGCCACAGTCAAGAAAGGAAAACCCGAATTGAGGAAAAAG GTAATGCCAGCCGTCGTTATTCGGCAGCGAAAACCATTCCGTAGACGTGACGGTGTTTTTCTGTACTTCGAAGACAACGCTGGTGTCATAGTGAACAACAAAGGTGAAATGAAAGGGTCTGCCATCACGGGTCCTGTTGCAAAGGAATGTGCTGACTTGTGGCCCCGTATTGCTTCAAATGCTGGGTCAATAGCTTAA
- the LOC126570698 gene encoding coatomer subunit alpha has translation MLTNFETKSARVKGLSFHPKRPWILASLHSGVIQLWDYRISTLIEKFDEHDGPVRGIAFHNQQPLFVSGGDDFKIKVWNYKQRRCIFTLLGHLDYVRTTVFHHEYPWILSASDDQTIRIWNWQSRSCICVLTGHNHYVMCAQFHMSDEDIIVSASLDQTVRIWDISGLRKKNVAPGPAGLEDHLKNPGTADLFGQADAVVKHVLEGHDRGVNWACFHPSMPLIASGADDRQVKLWRMNEYKAWEVDTCRGHYHNVSCVLFHPRADFIISNSEDKSIRVWDMTKRQCIHTFRRENERFWILAAHPNLNLFAAGHDSGTIVFKLERERPAYAVYGNCLYYVKDRFLRELDFNTNTDTVVMTIRGGGKVPVYSISYNPALNAVLICTRTTNLENSTYDLYSIPQKENGSQNKEMESKRSSGVTAVWVARNRFAVLDRASQLVIKNFKNEVTKKIQSPICDEIFYAGTGVLLLREPEHVTLFDVQQLRSLAQVKIAKCKYVIWSSDMSHVVLLAKHTLIICNRRLDLLCSIHENARIKSGAWDESGVFIYTTSNHIKYAIINGDHGIIRTLDLPIYITRVKNSQVFCLDRECRTRLLTIDTTEYKFKLALINRKYEEVLHMVRNARLVGQSIIAYLQQKGYPEVALHFVKDEKTRFGLALECGNIEVALEAAKAMDDKQCWERLAQSALMQGNHQVVEMCYQRTKNFDKLSFLYLITGNLEKLKKMNKIADIRKDVSAQYQGALLLGDVKERVSILKNCKQTSLAYLTAKTHGLMEEAIVLAVDIQAEGKDLPEVNPKAKLLRPPVPIQQAESNWPLLTVSKGFFEGTMMSRGASTVHQALAPVEAVEQISADNDGWAMDDDLLDGDRFEEAKDEDDEAGTGGDVPGWDVGDDDLELPEELVSKLTASNIPNKNFFAAPPKGTATSHYWSINSQLAVDHVRAGALESACRLLHEQVGIVSFEPYQELFLESCIAARTSYKCHPHVPSLIGHPNRNWKEINPKSFHPTLALKLIDLVQNLQSCYQLTTTGKFGEAIEKLQYIMLCIPLLSVETRQELAEAQQLLTICREYVVGLQMETERKILPKTTIEEQKRICELAAYFTHVNLQPVHQILTLRTALNLFFKLKNYKTAASFARRLLELGPRPEVAQQTRKILQACELNEVNEHSLLYDEHNPFTICALTYKPIYRGNPEEKCSLCGASYQPQYKGIICVVCKVAEIGRDALGLRISTLQFKQ, from the exons ATGCTGACCAATTTTGAGACGAAATCGGCTCGCGTGAAAGGTTTATCGTTTCACCCCAAACGTCCATGGATTTTAGCGAG TTTACATAGCGGTGTTATTCAGCTGTGGGACTATCGTATCAGTACACTCATCGAGAAGTTTGATGAGCACGATGGCCCGGTACGTGGCATCGCTTTTCACAACCAGCAACCGCTGTTTgtttccggtggtgatgaCTTTAAAATTAAAGTGTGGAACTATAAGCAGCGAAGATGCATCTTCACCTTGCTAGGCCATTTGGATTATGTCCGCACGACTGTATTCCATCATGAGTATCCTTGGATTTTAAGCGCCTCAGATGATCAAACTATTCGTATTTGGAACTGGCAGTCTCGTTCCTGCATCTGTGTATTAACGGGTCATAATCATTACGTGATGTGCGCCCAATTCCATATGAGCGACGAGGATATTATTGTATCAGCCTCTCTGGACCAAACAGTGCGGATCTGGGATATTTCAGGCCTTCGTAAGAAAAATGTTGCGCCTGGTCCAGCGGGCTTGGAGGATCATTTGAAAAACCCTGGAACAGCGGATCTCTTTGGTCAGGCTGATGCTGTCGTAAAGCACGTTCTTGAAGGACATGATCGGGGTGTAAATTGGGCATGCTTTCACCCATCAATGCCCTTAATTGCTTCAGGTGCTGATGATCGCCAAGTAAAATTGTGGCGTATGAACGAGTACAAGGCATGGGAGGTCGATACATGTCGCGGGCACTATCATAATGTGTCGTGTGTGCTATTCCATCCACGAGCTGACTTCATCATTTCTAACAGCGAAGATAAGAGCATCAGAGTGTGGGATATGACCAAGCGTCAATGCATTCATACATTTCGACGTGAAAATGAACGCTTTTGGATTCTTGCAGCACATCCAAATTTAAATCTATTTGCTGCTGGACACGACTCTGGAACAATCGTATTCAAACTTGAGCGTGAGAGACCAGCTTACGCAGTATACGGAAATTGTTTATACTATGTAAAAGATCGTTTTCTGCGAGAGCTGGACtttaacacaaacacagatacAGTTGTCATGACGATacggggtggtggaaaagtcCCTGTTTACAGCATATCCTACAATCCTGCTCTGAATGCAGTGTTAATTTGCACACGTACTACTAATCTAGAGAACAGTACATATGATTTATATAGCATtccgcaaaaagaaaacggttCACAGAAtaaggaaatggaaagcaaacgaTCATCAGGAGTGACAGCAGTTTGGGTTGCACGTAACCGTTTTGCTGTACTGGATCGAGCCAGTCAGCTAGTCAtcaaaaattttaaaaatgaagtaacaaaaaaaattcaGTCACCTATATGTGACGAAATATTCTACGCTGGCActggtgtgctgttgttgcgcgaACCAGAACACGTTACTTTGTTTGATGTACAACAGTTGCGCTCCTTGGCACAAGTGAAAATAGCGAAGTGCAAGTACGTGATATGGTCTAGTGACATGAGCCACGTTGTATTGCTGGCGAAACATACCCTCATCATTTGCAATCGTCGTCTGGATCTGCTTTGTTCCATCCACGAAAATGCTCGCATCAAGTCCGGTGCCTGGGATGAGTCCGGTGTATTCATTTATACCACATCAAACCATATCAAGTACGCAATCATAAACGGCGATCATGGAATTATACGCACTCTGGATCTACCAATATACATAACACGTGTTAAAAACAGCCAGGTATTCTGTCTAGATCGAGAATGTCGTACAAGGTTATTAACAATAGATACCACAGAGTACAAGTTTAAATTGGCACTTATCAACCGCAAGTACGAGGAAGTTTTGCACATGGTACGCAATGCTAGATTAGTTGGCCAGAGCATAATTGCTTATCTTCAACAAAAGGGATACCCAGAGGTTGCGCTCCATTTtgtaaaagatgaaaaaactCGCTTTGGATTGGCACTCGAGTGTGGAAACATTGAAGTAGCCTTAGAAGCAGCCAAGGCTATGGACGACAAGCAGTGTTGGGAACGCTTGGCACAGAGCGCACTAATGCAAGGTAACCACCAGGTCGTGGAGATGTGCTATCAACGTACGAAAAACTTTGATAAACTGTCATTTCTCTACCTTATTACGGGAAATTtagagaaattaaaaaaaatgaataagaTTGCAGATATAAGAAAAGATGTTTCAGCGCAATATCAGGGTGCTTTGCTACTGGGCGATGTGAAAGAGCGAGTATCAATCTTGAAAAACTGCAAGCAAACTTCACTAGCGTATTTGACCGCCAAGACGCACGGTCTTATGGAGGAAGCTATTGTATTAGCTGTCGATATCCAAGCTGAAGGTAAAGACCTTCCAGAGGTGAATCCAAAGGCAAAATTGTTGCGCCCTCCTGTTCCAATTCAGCAAGCCGAAAGTAATTGGCCATTGTTGACAGTATCAAAGGGCTTTTTCGAGGGAACTATGATGTCTCGAGGTGCATCAACTGTTCATCAAGCATTAGCACCGGTCGAAGCAGTTGAACAAATAAGTGCTGATAATGATGGGTGggcaatggatgatgatttattggaCGGTGATCGttttgaagaagcaaaagatgaagatgatgaggcTGGGACAGGTGGTGATGTGCCTGGCTGGGATGTTGGAGATGATGACCTGGAACTACCAGAAGAACTGGTTTCCAAACTAACCGCTTCAAATATTCCTAATAAGaacttttttgctgctccaccGAAAGGGACTGCAACATCTCATTATTGGTCCATAAATTCACAACTGGCAGTAGATCATGTGCGTGCTGGAGCACTAGAGTCCGCATGCCGTTTATTACACGAGCAGGTAGGAATTGTTAGTTTTGAACCATACCAAGAACTCTTCTTGGAATCGTGCATTGCCGCTAGAACCTCCTACAAATGTCATCCTCATGTACCGTCACTAATTGGTCATCCCAATCGTAACTGGAAAGAGATCAATCCAAAATCGTTCCACCCAACTCTTGCActcaaattgattgatttagtTCAAAACCTGCAGTCTTGTTATCAGTTGACCACAACTGGAAAATTCGGTGAGGCGATTGAAAAACTTCAGTACATAATGCTATGCATACCTTTGTTGTCGGTTGAAACACGCCAAGAATTAGCAGAGGCTCAACAATTGCTCACTATCTGCCGTGAATATGTGGTAGGTCTACAAATGGAGACAGAACGTAAGATTCTACCGAAAACAACGATAGAAGAACAGAAGCGTATTTGTGAACTTGCAGCATATTTCACACACGTCAACTTGCAACCAGTCCATCAGATTTTAACTTTGCGTACagcattaaatttgttttttaaactTAAAAATTACAAGACAGCCGCATCGTTTGCACGCAGATTACTGGAACTCGGCCCTCGGCCAGAAGTGGCCCAGCAAACACGAAAAATACTTCAGGCCTGCGAGCTGAATGAAGTGAACGAACATTCCTTGCTGTATGATGAACACAACCCATTTACAATATGCGCGTTAACCTACAAACCTATATATCGGGGTAATCCTGAGGAAAAGTGTTCCCTTTGTGGAGCCTCTTACCAACCACAATACAAAGGAATAATATGTGTAGTATGTAAAGTAGCTGAAATAGGCAGGGATGCTTTAGGTTTGCGAATCAGCACGTTGCAgtttaaacaataa
- the LOC126570721 gene encoding proteasome subunit alpha type-1-like, whose product MFRNQYDSDVTVWSPQGRLHQVEYAMEAVKLGSATVGLKNKEYAVLIALKRASSELSSYQKKIISVDDHLGLSFAGITADARILSRYLRQECLNYKYAYDAFYPVGRLISTLGNKMQVCTQRYDRRPYGVGLLVIGFDDQGPHIYQTCPSANFFDCKAMSIGSRSQSARTYLEKHLNTFSECTKDELIRHGVQALQDTLPNEVDLNTKNISIAIVGKDEKFTILSEEDNDKYLNNIVRRGGGASEVAGGNQAPRDDGDDQPPNVPADPIPIVAMET is encoded by the exons ATG TTCCGCAACCAGTATGATTCCGATGTGACGGTTTGGAGTCCTCAAGGCAGATTGCATCAAGTGGAATACGCGATGGAGGCCGTTAAGCTTGGATCAGCAACCGTTGGATTGAAAAACAAGGAATATGCTGTGTTAATAGCATTGAAACGTGCCTCATCGGAACTTTCGtcataccaaaaaaaaattatatcgGTGGACGATCATTTGGGTCTTTCGTTTGCTGGCATAACGGCTGATGCGCGAATTTTAAGCCGTTATTTGCGGCAAGAGTGTCTGAACTACAAGTACGCCTATGATGCGTTTTATCCAGTTGGTCGTCTTATCAGTACCCTTGGCAACAAAATGCAAGTATGCACGCAGCGATATGACCGGCGACCGTACGGTGTTGGTCTTTTGGTGATTGGATTTGACGATCAAGGCCCCCACATTTACCAGACGTGCCCGAGTGCAAATTTTTTCGACTGCAAGGCTATGTCAATTGGGTCACGCTCTCAAAGTGCGCGAACTTATTTGGAGAAGCACCTTAATACCTTTTCCGAATGCACAAAAGATGAATTAATTCGGCATGGCGTACAAGCTCTTCAAGATACTTTGCCCAATGAAGTTGATTTAAAcactaaaaatatatcaatCGCAATTGTTGGTAAAGATGAAAAATTCACCATATTATCAGAAGAGGATAATGACAAATATCTAAACAATATTGTtcgtcgaggaggaggagcttcTGAAGTTGCCGGGGGAAACCAGGCTCCGAGAGATGACGGAGACGATCAACCACCAAACGTACCAGCCGATCCGATACCGATTGTTGCGATGGAGACATAA
- the LOC126570722 gene encoding uncharacterized protein LOC126570722, protein MELQNQIYVIISVFASLVILLLILIVLLSIYVKKSIQMISTKKENVEYSNNGLLTMNKHAVQSRNSDTRGSLNLGYASEIHKSEDGYKGIVVKSRNYDNSETSHTYDDRGYRKEIAFGKQVPERRNDIRPHDSTQPDAAIAGKHFSMVCTDTDGSNIFQMDGYGEASDGLESANARHNVRYVENRRTKSSPVESETISTNNSRVKGRPNTNNGRSNHHPANKNKTHKDVVDTFDERNPSCYYARDTHDANISFYERGVSY, encoded by the exons ATGGAATTACAAAATCAAATATACGTAATTATATCAGTGTTCGCCAGTTTAGTAATATTATTACTCATTTTAATCGTATTACTCTCTATTTacgtaaaaaaatcaattcaaatgATATCgactaaaaaagaaaatgtagA gTATTCTAATAACGGATTGTTAACTATGAATAAGCATGCAGTTCAAAGTAGGAATAGTGATACGCGTGGATCTTTGAACCTCGGTTATGCTTCAGAAATACACAAGAGTGAGGATGGGTACAAAGGCATCGTTGTAAAATC TCGAAATTACGACAACAGCGAAACTAGCCACACCTACGACGATCGAGGATATCGTAAAGAAATTGCATTTGGCAAACAAGTACCAGAAAGGCGGAATGATATTAGACCACATGATTCTACACAACCGGATGCAGCTATAGCTGGTAAACATTTCAGCATGGTGTGTACAGATACAGATGGATCCAACATTTTCCAAATGGACGGATATGGCGAAGCATCGGATGGCTTAGAAAGTGCGAATGCCAGGCATAACGTGCGATATGTTGAAAATCGCAGGACCAAATCATCTCCTGTCGAATCTGAAACGATTTCAACGAATAACAGCCGTGTTAAAGGCCGCCCTAATACTAACAACGGTCGTTCTAACCACCATCCCGCTAATAAGAACAAAACACATAAAGACGTGGTTGATACTTTTGATGAACGGAATCCTAGCTGTTATTACGCTCGTGATACACATGATGCCAACATATCTTTTTATGAAAGAGGAGTAAGCTACTGA
- the LOC126570708 gene encoding dolichyl-diphosphooligosaccharide--protein glycosyltransferase subunit 1: protein MCYLGRMAKLVLVFAALTTVFVQAAIDMEVENKAVDRTIDLTSQLVKISYKITLEHTSKQPISSYLFVVPQADRERLAYISVKDSSKKELKLIETVTPKGVTFSMALPVTSATPVVYIETVFTKSLKPFPSAIGQNERQLVQYFGNVYFYSPYKTVSQKTTVHLSSRNVENYTQFKPSSHADTTIVYGPYDSVPAFSQEPMTLHFENFAPFLTVTRLYRTIEVSHWGNIAVEETVDILHSGAALKGAFSRYDYQKDTRSNQPSVKSYKTLLPASASGVYYRDTNGNISTSAMRALKDAVELDLRPRFPLFGGWRTHYTLGYNVPTFEYLFQNNDNFLLKMRVIDHIFDDMAIDEVVIKIILPEGSSNIKLIAPYSVNRHADSLHYTYLDTFGRPVITFSKRNLVESHINDFNLKYNFSWMMMLQEPLLVVAFLYILFVLVIIWMRMDFSIIKEKENHLHKD, encoded by the exons ATGTGTTATCTTGGCAGAATGGCGAAGCTTGTACTTGTATTCGCCGCATTAACAACCGTCTTCGTACAGGCAGCCATCGATATGGAGGTGGAAAACAAGGCTGTTGATCGCACGATAGATCTCACTTCGCAGTTGGTGAAAATCTCTTACAAAATAACATTGGAGCATACATCAAAGCAGCCAATTAGCAGTTACCTTTTCGTCGTACCACAAGCCGATCGTGAACGACTCGCTTACATATCTGTCAAAGATTCTTCCAAGAAAGAACTTAAGTTAATTGAAACGGTTACACCGAAAGGCGTAACTTTCAGTATGGCACTTCCGGTCACTTCTGCCACTCCTGTTGTATACATCGAAACTGTTTTTACCAAGAGTCTAAAACCTTTCCCATCAGCGATAGGTCAAAACGAACGGCAACTGGTACAGTACTTTGGTAATGTGTACTTCTACTCTCCATATAAAACTGTGTCTCAGAAGACGACCGTTCATCTGAGTTCTCGAAACGTAGAAAATTACACTCAATTCAAGCCTAGTTCTCATGCTGACACTACAATCGTCTACGGACCATATGACAGTGTGCCTG CATTTTCACAAGAGCCGATGACCTTACACTTCGAAAATTTTGCTCCGTTTTTGACCGTCACTCGCCTGTACCGCACGATAGAGGTTTCACACTGGGGCAACATTGCTGTGGAAGAAACCGTCGATATCCTACATTCGGGTGCTGCACTGAAGGGCGCATTTTCTCGCTATGATTACCAAAAGGATACTCGTTCTAATCAACCAAGTGTGAAATCCTACAAAACCCTTCTACCTGCATCAGCTTCAGGCGTCTACTACCGTGATACTAATGGAAATATCTCCACGTCCGCAATGCGCGCTCTTAAGGATGCAGTCGAGTTAGATCTTCGTCCacgttttcctctttttggtgGATGGCGAACGCATTACACGCTGGGTTACAACGTGCCGACCTTCGAATACTTGTTCCAGAATAATGATAACTTTCTTCTTAAGATGCGCGTCATCGATCACATCTTTGATGATATGGCTATTGACGAAGTGGTGATCAAAATAATTTTACCGGAAGGGTCCTCTAACATCAAACTAATTGCTCCTTATTCAGTCAATCGGCATGCTGATTCACTGCACTATACTTATCTTGACACTTTCGGGCGCCCCGTCATCACGTTTAGCAAGCGTAATCTAGTCGAAAGTCATATTAATGACTTTAACTTAAAGTACAATTTctcgtggatgatgatgctacaaGAGCCGCTACTGGTGGTTGCTTTTCTCTacattctttttgttttagtcATCATCTGGATGAGGATGGACTTTTCCATCatcaaggaaaaggaaaatcatctACACAAAGATTAG
- the LOC126570718 gene encoding guanine nucleotide-binding protein subunit beta-like protein, giving the protein MTETLQLRGQLLGHSGWVTQIATNPKYPDMILSASRDKTLIVWKLTRDESSYGIPQKRLYGHSHFISDVVLSSDGNFALSGSWDKTLRLWDLAAGVSTRRFEDHTKDVLSVAFSVDNRQIVSGSRDKTIKLWNTLAECKYTIQEDGHTDWVSCVRFSPNHTNPIIVSAGWDRVVKVWNLANCKLKIDHLGHNGYLNSVSVSPDGSLCTSGGKDCRAFLWDLNDGKHLHTLEHNEVINALCFSPNRYWLCVAYGPSIKIWDLAYKTMVEELKPAKTGDPPQCLSLAWSTDGQTLYAGYSDNIIRVWQVSVSSR; this is encoded by the exons ATGACCGAAACGTTGCAGCTGCGTGGTCAGCTCCTGGGCCACTCCGGATGGGTTACGCAAATCGCTACTAACCCGAAATACCCGGACATGATCCTGTCTGCATCTCGCG ATAAAACGCTAATTGTTTGGAAGTTGACGCGCGATGAAAGCAGTTACGGCATCCCGCAAAAGCGACTGTACGGCCattcgcactttatttcggaTGTAGTACTATCATCGGACGGTAACTTCGCCCTGTCTGGCTCGTGGGATAAAACTCTGCGTCTTTGGGATCTGGCGGCAGGCGTGTCAACTCGTCGTTTTGAGGACCATACCAAG GACGTTCTATCAGTCGCATTCTCGGTAGACAATCGGCAGATCGTGTCTGGTTCTCGTGACAAGACCATCAAGCTATGGAACACATTAGCTGAATGCAAGTATACCATCCAGGAGGATGGCCATACGGACTGGGTGTCGTGCGTGCGGTTCTCGCCGAACCACACCAATCCTATCATCGTATCAGCTGGTTGGGACCGTGTGGTGAAGGTGTGGAATTTGGCCAATTGCAAGTTGAAGATCGATCATCTTGGCCACAATGGCTATTTGAATTCGGTATCTGTCTCTCCGGATGGTTCTCTCTGCACCTCGGGTGGTAAGGATTGCCGTGCTTTCTTGTGGGATCTTAATGATGGAAAGCATCTGCACACACTGGAACACAACGAAGTTATCAACGCATTGTGCTTCTCGCCAAATCGCTACTGGCTTTGCGTTGCGTATGGACCATCGATTAAGATTTGGGATCTTGCGTATAAAACGATGGTCGAAGAGCTGAAGCCTGCTAAAACTGGTGACCCACCACAATGCTTGTCGCTTGCCTGGTCCACCGATGGCCAGACACTCTACGCTGGTTACTCGGACAATATTATTCGAGTTTGGCAGGTTTCTGTTTCTAGTCGCTAA
- the LOC126570712 gene encoding adenylyl cyclase-associated protein 2, which yields MTMSIDAYQNIMHGPLVGFLELSNKIGSDVAKHAQFVKEAFNAQFEFLKTVAISSPPSNADLQSMLKPTSEKIATIQDFREKNRTSTFFNHLSSISESIPALGWVCVAPAPGPYVKEMNDAGQFYINRVLKDWKGKDATHVEWARLWIQTLTELQQFIKQHHTTGLVWSSGNKSTISGGSGAPPPPPPIGGLTPPIPIGDLKVSDQDDDRSALFAQINQGADITKGLKKVTSDMQTHKNPSLRSGPAPYKAPPTMASNGTRTVSAPSALKPPIFIRDGKKWLIEYQKNNANLLVENAEMNNVVYMFRCEGSTLQIKGKINSVVMDSCKKCSLVFDTMVSSAEFVNCQSVQMQVLGKVPTISIDKTDGCQMYLSSESLDVEIVSSKSSEMNVMIPKGTSGDYVEQPIPEQFKTVVKGTTLNTICVESLG from the exons ATGACAATGAGTATTGACGCCTACCAAAATATTATGCACGGCCCCCTGGTCGGCTTCTTGGAGCTTTCTAATAAAATAGGTAGTGACGTGGCAAAGCACGCTCAGTTCGTCAAAGAAGCATTCAA CGCACAATTTGAGTTTCTTAAAACGGTTGCGATTTCAAGCCCTCCCTCTAATGCTGATCTACAAAGTATGCTGAAGCCTACCTCGGAGAAGATTGCGACTATCCAAGATTTTCGTGAGAAAAACCGTACATCTACCTTTTTCAATCATTTGTCTTCGATCAGCGAAAGTATACCCGCCCTTGGATGGGTTTGTGTG GCCCCAGCACCTGGTCCATATGTTAAGGAAATGAATGATGCTGGGCAATTCTATATCAATCGTGTACTGAAAGACTGGAAAGGGAAGGATGCAACCCATGTGGAATGGGCTCGTTTGTGGATCCAGACACTCACGGAACTACAACAGTTTATTAAACAGCACCACACAACTGGACTCGTGTGGTCCAGTGGAAACAAGTCAACTATTTCAGGTGGATCAGgtgctcctccaccaccaccacctattGGAGGTCTAACACCACCAATACCCATTGGTGATTTGAAGGTGTCCGATCAGGACGATGATCGAAGTGCGCTATTTGCCCAAATCAACCAAGGTGCAGATATTACGAAAG GTTTAAAGAAGGTGACTTCTGATATGCAAACTCACAAGAATCCTAGCCTTCGATCTGGTCCAGCGCCATATAAAGCTCCACCGACCATGGCTAGCAATGGCACGAGGACGGTGTCTGCTCCATCCGCTTTGAAGCCGCCAATTTTTATCCGTGATGGCAAAAAGTGGCTGATCGAGTACCAGAAAAATAATGCAAATCTTTTAGTCGAAAATGCTGAGATGAACAACGTAGTATATATGTTCCGATGTGAGGGCTCTACATTGCAGATTAAAGGCAAGATCAACAGTGTGGTGATGGATTCATGCAAAAAATGTTCTCTAGTTTTCGATACTATGGTTTCGTCAGCTGAGTTTGTCAACTGTCAAAGTGTACAAATGCAG GTCCTCGGAAAGGTTCCTACAATTTCCATTGACAAAACGGATGGATGTCAGATGTACCTATCTTCAGAATCGCTTGACGTTGAAATTGTAAGCTCAAAATCATCTGAAATGAATGTAATGATTCCGAAAGGAACTAGTGGTGACTAT GTGGAGCAGCCAATTCCAGAGCAATTTAAAACTGTAGTAAAGGGAACTACCTTAAACACGATTTGTGTTGAGAGCCTTGGCTAA